The stretch of DNA GAATAAACGCAACGATTGCTGATACAGAGAGTATTACCTTATTCATACCAGCTCCTTATATTTAAAGCTGCTCAAAGGTAATTATATCACAGGAAATGTGTTATGGAGCGGATTTTATTGCGGGTGATGAGGTTTATTTGATCTTGCTGGGTGGCACCTCGGTGCATGGCACCGGACTACCTACAAACTACTGATTTGATGCTTTCCTTTTCGCTAATCTTTGATTATATTTATATACTTTAATTTTTCGCATAATGATATTATCCGAGAAATGTTTTTTATTAACAGTATCTACTACATACGCATACCCGTTTTTTTAGCGATAATGACCTCAAGTAGTGGTGTTAATTAACTTTAGGCGGTACCGCCTAAAAAATTGTATAATACACAAAAGGAGGTCACCATTGGAACCTATTATGAACTCAAAGAAAGAACGTTTAAATCTCACACCGGAACAGCTCTTCGACATATACCTGGAATGCAACGCTCCAGGGGCACCAATAAAAACGATCCTGGGCCGCTACGGCTTAAGGCCTTGGGACCTGGTTGCTATACGCAAGAAGGTCAAAACCGCGGCTATGGAAGCCCTTGCCCATCCCGGAAAACAGGGACGGAAGCAGCAGGTCATCCCCGCAGAACAGTATCAAAGAGTATCCAAAGAGCTAATCGAAACCAAAGACGCGCTCGCTGCCGTGGGGCACGAGCTGTCCTTATTAAAAAAAAGGACGAGTTAGGGCTCAAAGGGCCCTTAAGCGGCCATTTTAAATTTGAGGTCAAAAGAGCTGTGGTCAATATCATAGATGAAGCTGTCGTTCAAGGCCTTACCCAGAAGCTATCCTGCGAGATATTCGGGATCGCTCCCAGGAAACTGCGTAGATGGGTAAATCCTAAGCCGATACGACCTCGGACCGCATGGAACAAGGCGCTCCCGCATGAACACGACGCTATTGAAGCCGCCGCCTGGCTGCCGGATCTTATCGGCAAACCCGTAAGCCATGTTTTTGTCCACGGCCACACCACAGGCAAATTCTTCGCTTCGCTGTCGACGGTCTATCATGTATTAAAATCTAAAAACATGGTTGAACCAAGAAAACATTGGCAACGAAACGCGCCCTATGTCAGCGCCCATGCGCTATTAGACGAAGGCTTCTCGCTCCTCTGCTACGATGGCACGCAGTTTAGGACAGATTCCGGTATCATCGTCTGGGCTATCCCGGTTATTATACTACCCCAGAGATACTTACTTCATATCGGGCATTCCATAAACGGGATATCCGCAAGCGATCTTACGCAAGCTGTAAAAGAAGCTTACGCTTTGTTGCCGGAACATCTGACTACAAAACTCCTTGCTCATTCAGACAGAGGTTCGGCTATGAAAGCATCGTCTACGAAACAAACTATCAAAGAGCTTCTTGGTGCGCCCGTCCACTTCGGGCGGCCGCACACGCCGGATGACGAGGGGTGGATAGAAGCGTTTATCAAGACGCTTAAATATCACAGGGACGCTCCGCGGTCATTCAAGCTGGTCGATGATATTGTGCGATGGCTTACCAGAGTCCCTGATATATACAACAACGACCCTCACAGTTCCTTAAGCTACGTTACCCCGCTTCAGGCACT from Candidatus Omnitrophota bacterium encodes:
- a CDS encoding integrase core domain-containing protein, which translates into the protein MVNIIDEAVVQGLTQKLSCEIFGIAPRKLRRWVNPKPIRPRTAWNKALPHEHDAIEAAAWLPDLIGKPVSHVFVHGHTTGKFFASLSTVYHVLKSKNMVEPRKHWQRNAPYVSAHALLDEGFSLLCYDGTQFRTDSGIIVWAIPVIILPQRYLLHIGHSINGISASDLTQAVKEAYALLPEHLTTKLLAHSDRGSAMKASSTKQTIKELLGAPVHFGRPHTPDDEGWIEAFIKTLKYHRDAPRSFKLVDDIVRWLTRVPDIYNNDPHSSLSYVTPLQALSGQKEVILNQRKQNLARARVLRYNAWKSSRSTLLPAASEVVMQLA